One stretch of Thermococcus sp. 21S9 DNA includes these proteins:
- a CDS encoding HypC/HybG/HupF family hydrogenase formation chaperone translates to MCLATVAKVLEVDREKGTAWVDFGGVKREARIDLMPDVKPGEYVLIHTGFIIEKVDEETAKEILSAWDEVFKLEKDAIGGYYYPGD, encoded by the coding sequence ATGTGTCTGGCGACCGTTGCGAAGGTTTTGGAGGTTGACAGGGAGAAGGGAACCGCGTGGGTGGACTTCGGAGGCGTCAAGAGAGAGGCCAGAATTGATTTGATGCCCGACGTCAAGCCCGGTGAATACGTGCTGATTCACACCGGCTTCATAATCGAGAAGGTCGATGAAGAGACCGCGAAGGAAATCCTTTCGGCCTGGGACGAGGTCTTCAAGCTTGAAAAGGACGCGATAGGTGGCTACTACTACCCGGGTGATTGA
- a CDS encoding HypC/HybG/HupF family hydrogenase formation chaperone, translated as MALMLAGRVLEVRNGRAIVDVDGQLKEARLDFVKDVKPGDYVKIYYGIVLEKVSRSEAEETLARCSYHRSRKLELTFTVSNRRF; from the coding sequence ATGGCCCTGATGCTCGCGGGGAGGGTCCTCGAGGTAAGGAACGGGAGGGCAATAGTCGACGTTGACGGCCAGCTCAAGGAGGCGAGGCTGGACTTCGTAAAGGACGTGAAACCCGGGGACTACGTGAAGATTTACTACGGCATAGTTCTTGAGAAGGTCAGCAGGAGCGAAGCCGAGGAGACCCTCGCGAGGTGCTCCTATCACCGCTCAAGGAAGCTCGAGCTGACCTTCACAGTTTCAAACCGGAGGTTTTAG
- a CDS encoding DUF302 domain-containing protein, with translation MEDMMAQMIKVVKSKYPYEETIEKIKAKVEEIGWSVVAEHDMEKKVGVRVYIIELCNKEFAKKALEKPENRWISAFMPCRLAVADNPDGVYVYGMNMGAFAGMAPGELAEILKKVSEVDEAILSSVL, from the coding sequence ATGGAGGACATGATGGCCCAGATGATTAAGGTTGTGAAGAGCAAGTACCCCTACGAGGAAACCATAGAGAAGATTAAGGCCAAGGTCGAGGAGATTGGATGGAGCGTTGTTGCCGAGCACGATATGGAGAAGAAAGTCGGTGTTAGGGTTTACATCATCGAGCTCTGCAACAAGGAGTTCGCAAAGAAGGCCCTTGAAAAGCCTGAGAACCGCTGGATTTCTGCATTTATGCCGTGCCGTCTGGCGGTTGCAGACAACCCCGATGGGGTTTACGTTTACGGTATGAACATGGGTGCCTTTGCAGGGATGGCTCCCGGTGAGCTTGCCGAGATTCTCAAGAAAGTTTCGGAGGTTGACGAGGCCATTCTCAGTTCGGTTCTTTGA
- a CDS encoding TetR/AcrR family transcriptional regulator: protein MATKSPGKTREKLVSSAMELFAKKGFDKTTVDEIVAKAGVAKGTFYLYFKSKDDLIKELAFEVMPIMAMPSLNDPYITVSFPTLESYLLQLGKEFLEFYSESYRAQIFFHMLSVRERMKSIDDIYHQACSELLREGARRITAYVKVGFEDALIAFQIFIASLMHYLHAKDCIGLPGEHYLRRVVKVVLNHLRLSASV, encoded by the coding sequence ATGGCTACGAAGTCCCCGGGTAAAACCCGTGAGAAACTCGTGTCGTCTGCAATGGAACTCTTTGCAAAAAAGGGTTTCGATAAGACCACGGTAGACGAGATAGTGGCTAAAGCGGGAGTTGCCAAGGGCACCTTCTACCTCTACTTCAAGAGCAAAGACGACCTCATAAAGGAGCTCGCCTTTGAGGTAATGCCCATAATGGCCATGCCCTCGCTAAACGACCCGTACATAACGGTTTCCTTCCCCACCTTAGAGAGCTACCTCCTTCAGCTTGGGAAGGAGTTCCTTGAGTTCTACTCTGAGAGCTATCGGGCTCAGATTTTCTTCCACATGCTCTCCGTTCGCGAGAGGATGAAGAGCATCGATGACATTTACCACCAGGCCTGCTCCGAGCTCCTGAGGGAAGGGGCGAGGAGGATTACGGCGTACGTCAAGGTTGGCTTTGAGGACGCGCTTATAGCGTTCCAGATTTTTATAGCATCACTTATGCACTACCTCCACGCCAAGGACTGCATAGGGCTTCCGGGTGAGCACTACCTCCGGCGGGTCGTGAAGGTTGTGCTGAACCACCTCCGTCTCTCCGCAAGTGTATGA